A stretch of DNA from Lentisphaerota bacterium:
CCAGAGCCGCCAGTTTCTCTTTGGCCGTCGGGGTGTAGGAGACGCCCTCGGCACCGTAGACCTGCGTGGCGATGGTGTGGATGCGATCCTGGAGCGGCATGTCCAGGGGGTAGAGGAATCGGAATTCCGACTTCTCGGCGCAGGCGTCCACCACGGCTTCGGCCAGATCAATCGCCCCCTCGCCGCCGTGGGCCCAGTGGCGGCTCACGGCGACACGGGCACCGGCCGCTTCGGCGGCGCGGCGGATCGCCAGAATCTCGTCGTTATGGTCGGATGCGAAATGGTTGATGCAGACCACCGGCGGGATGCCGCTCTTGCGGACAGTCTCAATGTGGGCGACGAGGTTCTCCGAGCCGCGTTCGACGAGGGCGGGGTTGCTCTCGGTGTAAGCCCGGTCGAGCGGCGCGCCCGGAGAGACCCTGGGGCCGCCGCCATGCATCTTGAGCGCCCGGATGGTGCAGACCACGACCGCCGCGTTGGGAATGAGTCCCGAAAAGCGGCACTTGAGGTTCCAGAACTTCTCAAAGCCAATGTCCGCGCCGAAGCCGCTCTCAGTGATGTGGTAATCGCCGAGCTTGAGAGCGATGCGGTCGGCAATGATGGAGGATTGGCCGATAGCGATGTTGGCAAAGGGGCCGGCATGGACAAAGACCGGGTTGCCCTCGATCGTTTGGAGGAGGTTGGGATAGATAGCCTTGTGCATCAGGGCGGTCATCGCGCCTGCGACCTCGAGATCGCCGGTGGTGATCGGCTTGCCCGAGGTGCTGGTGGCGACGACGATCCGGGCCATGCGTTCCCGCAAATCCTTGATATCGCGGGCCACGGCGAGGATGGCCATGATCTCGGACGATACGGTGATGGCAAAGCCGCTGCGCATCATGAACCCGTCCATCTTGTCACCGAGGCCGATAATGATGTTGCGAAGGGCCTGGGCGGAGAAGTCCATAACCCAGTTCATCGAGATGGCGTGCGGATCGATCGAGAGGCGCTTGAGATTGCGGGTGGCGAGTGTGGCGTCGTCATAATTGAATTCGTGCTGGAGGCGGCTGGTGAGGGCAACCATGGCGAGGTTGTGCGCATTGGTGATCGCGTCGATGTCGCCGGTCAGGCCGAGGTTGAAATCGGTGAGCGGAATGCACTGGGCGAGTCCGCCGCCCGCCGCACCGCCTTTGACGTTGAAGGTCGGTCCGCCCGAAGGCTGACGGATCGCGCCGGTCACCCGCTTGCCGAGCTTGCCGAGACCGTCAACCAGGCCGATGGTGGTGGTCGTCTTGCCCTCGCCAAGCGGGGTGGGGGTGATGGCGGTCACGTCGATGTACTTGGCGTCGGGACGGGCCGCCAGTCGGCCAAGCACGCGCAGATGGTCCACCTTGCCGATGTGGTGGCCGTAGGGCATGAGT
This window harbors:
- a CDS encoding formate--tetrahydrofolate ligase, which produces MTTLDPTQMKDWQIAASAEAGMRPITRIAADLGIHTDELMPYGHHIGKVDHLRVLGRLAARPDAKYIDVTAITPTPLGEGKTTTTIGLVDGLGKLGKRVTGAIRQPSGGPTFNVKGGAAGGGLAQCIPLTDFNLGLTGDIDAITNAHNLAMVALTSRLQHEFNYDDATLATRNLKRLSIDPHAISMNWVMDFSAQALRNIIIGLGDKMDGFMMRSGFAITVSSEIMAILAVARDIKDLRERMARIVVATSTSGKPITTGDLEVAGAMTALMHKAIYPNLLQTIEGNPVFVHAGPFANIAIGQSSIIADRIALKLGDYHITESGFGADIGFEKFWNLKCRFSGLIPNAAVVVCTIRALKMHGGGPRVSPGAPLDRAYTESNPALVERGSENLVAHIETVRKSGIPPVVCINHFASDHNDEILAIRRAAEAAGARVAVSRHWAHGGEGAIDLAEAVVDACAEKSEFRFLYPLDMPLQDRIHTIATQVYGAEGVSYTPTAKEKLAALEKDPETRTMGTCMVKTHLSLSHDSSAKGRPRGWTLPIRDFMVYRGAGFVVPVAGDIKLMPGTASDPAFRRIDVDTATGRVTGLF